The Leifsonia williamsii genome includes a region encoding these proteins:
- a CDS encoding sulfurtransferase, with amino-acid sequence MTAPQTSPLIAAAELAAALALPHPPRVLDVRWKLGGHPGRPEFERGHVPTAVYVDLDTELAGHGEPTDGRHPLPGEADLQAAARDWGMRDGDAVVVYDDFSGTSAARAWWLLRHAGVDDVRVLDGGLAAWVAAGGALEAGPVQTARGDIHLQYGALPTLDADGAADTAEHGVLLDARAGERFRGEVEPVDPRAGHIPGAVSAPTTENLGGDGRMLPPVELADRFAALGVRPGVVVGVYCGSGVTAAHEALAMVSAGLPMPALYPGSFSAWSNDPARPVELGAA; translated from the coding sequence GTGACCGCTCCGCAGACCTCCCCGTTGATCGCCGCGGCCGAGCTGGCCGCCGCTCTCGCCTTGCCGCACCCGCCGCGGGTGCTCGACGTCCGCTGGAAGCTCGGCGGCCATCCCGGCCGGCCGGAGTTCGAGCGCGGGCACGTGCCGACCGCCGTCTACGTGGACCTCGATACTGAGCTCGCCGGTCACGGTGAGCCGACGGACGGGCGCCACCCGCTGCCCGGGGAGGCCGACCTGCAGGCCGCCGCTCGCGACTGGGGGATGCGCGACGGTGACGCCGTCGTCGTCTACGACGACTTCTCCGGTACCTCGGCCGCGCGCGCCTGGTGGCTCCTCCGGCACGCGGGCGTCGACGACGTGCGGGTGCTCGACGGCGGTCTCGCGGCCTGGGTCGCGGCGGGAGGCGCCCTGGAGGCGGGGCCGGTGCAGACCGCACGCGGCGACATCCACCTCCAGTACGGCGCGCTGCCCACGCTGGACGCCGACGGCGCTGCCGACACCGCCGAGCACGGCGTGCTGCTCGACGCGCGGGCGGGGGAGCGGTTCCGTGGGGAGGTCGAGCCCGTCGATCCGCGCGCCGGGCACATCCCGGGCGCGGTCAGCGCGCCGACGACGGAGAACCTCGGCGGCGACGGGAGGATGCTGCCGCCCGTCGAGCTGGCCGACCGGTTCGCAGCGCTCGGCGTCCGGCCCGGCGTCGTGGTGGGCGTCTACTGCGGGTCCGGCGTGACGGCGGCGCACGAGGCGCTCGCGATGGTGTCGGCCGGGTTGCCGATGCCCGCGCTGTATCCCGGCTCCTTCTCGGCCTGGTCGAACGACCCGGCCCGGCCGGTGGAGCTCGGCGCCGCGTGA
- a CDS encoding amino acid ABC transporter ATP-binding protein encodes MTDVTTTPMVLAEGVSKSFGSNEVLKSISLSVRPGEVLCIIGPSGSGKSTFLRCINHLEVVDRGRLSVDGEVVGYRQHGDKLYELKPKEAARQRREIGMVFQRFNLFPHMTALENIIEAPIRVKGLPKARAVERAKELLARVGLADKGDHYPSQLSGGQQQRVAIARALAMDPKLMLFDEPTSALDPELVGEVLDVMKELARSGMTMIVVTHEMGFAREVADELVFMDGGVVVEAGDPREVLANPQHQRTQAFLSKVL; translated from the coding sequence ATGACCGACGTGACCACGACCCCCATGGTGCTCGCCGAGGGCGTCTCGAAGAGCTTCGGCAGCAACGAGGTGCTCAAGAGCATCTCGCTGTCGGTGCGACCGGGCGAGGTGCTCTGCATCATCGGCCCGTCCGGCTCCGGCAAGTCGACCTTCCTGCGCTGCATCAACCACCTCGAGGTCGTCGACCGTGGCCGGCTCTCGGTCGACGGCGAGGTCGTCGGGTACCGCCAGCACGGCGACAAGCTCTACGAGCTGAAGCCGAAGGAGGCCGCCCGCCAGCGCCGCGAGATCGGCATGGTGTTCCAGCGGTTCAACCTCTTCCCGCACATGACGGCCCTCGAGAACATCATCGAGGCGCCGATCCGCGTGAAGGGGCTGCCGAAAGCGCGCGCGGTCGAGCGGGCGAAGGAGCTGCTCGCCCGGGTGGGCCTCGCCGACAAGGGCGACCACTACCCGTCTCAGCTCTCCGGCGGCCAGCAGCAACGCGTCGCCATCGCCCGTGCGCTGGCGATGGACCCGAAGCTCATGCTGTTCGACGAGCCGACCTCCGCGCTCGACCCCGAGCTGGTCGGCGAGGTGCTCGACGTGATGAAGGAGCTGGCGCGATCCGGCATGACGATGATCGTCGTCACGCACGAGATGGGCTTCGCCCGCGAGGTCGCCGACGAGCTGGTGTTCATGGACGGCGGCGTGGTCGTCGAGGCCGGCGACCCGCGCGAGGTGCTCGCGAACCCGCAGCACCAGCGCACGCAGGCGTTCCTCTCGAAGGTGCTCTAG
- a CDS encoding cell wall-binding repeat-containing protein produces MRRAPGGGLAAAFAVMLVAGAVQAAPAAAVPVDPSGRDVAPTPVGPAEGSGDEGPGAIPEGLTQALERDLDLTPDQYLASADAAAKASDILPQLEGAGIDPADVWLDDTTINVHVSTPEEQQAAADAGATPTVAEPPAAPDLSRRASAYADLLNGTGWTQNGVLCSTGFNGFTASNARSVATAGHCLLADGPAPGGTITASMVNQTGPNQGGAIGAVIGPLDQASFRYGNGNDGGLIMATNAAVNLKPATSTWNGSTVPVRGMITATVGAPICKSGRTTGWTCGKVLAVNYQQEVGDASGRITTVNSVATSMCMYHGDSGGAAMIGTYAVGINSSGAWTTAQCTDTDGFSAVYPLQGSSQSFTATHPGWRLALNMTTARVAGADRSETSVQVSKQAYPSGASVVYVANGWNFPDALVTGPAAVTQNGPVLLAPLAAGLPKSVADEIRRLKATRIVVVGGAQAISAGTEHQLRTIVPNVSRIAGGDRYDTARKLVASVYKTAGIANLYVASGIGFPDSLAASAAGASDGSPVLTVPGSNGAVDTATLQAIQRLKPQKITIVGGTASVSAGIAKQLAGQAKTVRVGGATRWETSQLLAKAVFPNGSTMLLANGVGFADALAGSVLAGKKHQPLLITQQGCVERPVLNAMASWQTQAVTLIGGTASLGTAVQGMRAC; encoded by the coding sequence GTGCGCCGTGCACCAGGAGGCGGCCTCGCCGCCGCGTTCGCCGTCATGCTCGTGGCCGGTGCGGTGCAGGCCGCGCCGGCGGCCGCCGTTCCGGTGGACCCGTCCGGCCGCGATGTCGCGCCGACGCCCGTCGGCCCGGCGGAGGGCTCCGGCGACGAGGGGCCCGGTGCGATCCCGGAGGGGCTGACCCAGGCCCTGGAGCGCGACCTCGACCTCACCCCCGATCAGTACCTCGCGAGCGCGGACGCCGCCGCGAAGGCCTCCGACATCCTCCCGCAGCTGGAGGGCGCCGGCATCGACCCGGCCGACGTCTGGCTCGACGACACGACCATCAACGTGCACGTCTCCACCCCGGAGGAGCAGCAGGCGGCGGCGGACGCGGGCGCCACCCCGACCGTCGCCGAGCCTCCCGCAGCCCCGGATCTCTCCCGGCGCGCTTCGGCGTACGCGGACCTGCTCAACGGGACCGGCTGGACGCAGAACGGCGTCCTCTGCTCCACCGGCTTCAACGGCTTCACCGCGTCCAACGCCCGCTCGGTGGCCACGGCCGGGCACTGCCTGCTCGCCGACGGCCCCGCGCCCGGCGGGACGATCACCGCCTCCATGGTCAACCAGACCGGCCCGAATCAGGGCGGGGCCATCGGAGCCGTCATCGGCCCGCTGGATCAGGCGTCCTTCCGCTACGGCAACGGCAACGACGGCGGCCTCATCATGGCGACCAACGCCGCCGTGAACCTCAAGCCCGCGACCTCCACCTGGAACGGCAGCACCGTCCCCGTCCGCGGCATGATCACCGCCACCGTCGGCGCGCCCATCTGCAAGTCGGGCCGGACGACCGGGTGGACGTGCGGCAAGGTCCTCGCGGTCAACTACCAGCAGGAGGTCGGAGACGCCTCCGGCAGGATCACCACCGTCAACTCCGTCGCCACGAGCATGTGCATGTACCACGGCGACAGCGGCGGCGCGGCGATGATCGGCACGTACGCGGTCGGCATCAACTCGTCGGGGGCATGGACGACGGCCCAGTGCACCGACACGGATGGGTTCTCGGCGGTCTACCCGCTGCAGGGCTCCTCCCAGAGCTTCACGGCGACGCACCCGGGGTGGAGGCTCGCCCTCAACATGACGACCGCGCGCGTCGCCGGCGCCGACCGCTCCGAGACCTCCGTGCAGGTGTCGAAGCAGGCGTACCCGTCGGGAGCGAGCGTCGTCTACGTCGCCAACGGCTGGAACTTCCCCGACGCGCTGGTCACCGGACCCGCCGCGGTCACCCAGAACGGGCCGGTCCTCCTGGCGCCGCTCGCCGCCGGCCTGCCCAAGAGCGTCGCCGACGAGATCCGCCGGCTCAAGGCGACGCGGATCGTCGTCGTCGGAGGCGCGCAGGCCATCTCGGCCGGGACGGAGCATCAGCTCAGGACGATCGTCCCGAACGTCAGCAGGATCGCCGGCGGCGACCGCTACGACACCGCCCGCAAGCTCGTCGCGTCGGTCTACAAGACGGCCGGCATCGCCAACCTCTACGTCGCCAGCGGCATCGGCTTCCCCGACTCGCTCGCCGCCTCCGCCGCCGGAGCCTCCGACGGGTCGCCCGTGCTGACGGTGCCGGGCAGCAACGGGGCGGTCGACACCGCGACCCTGCAGGCGATCCAGCGGCTCAAGCCCCAGAAGATCACGATCGTCGGCGGCACCGCCTCCGTCTCGGCGGGGATCGCGAAGCAGCTCGCGGGCCAGGCGAAGACGGTCCGCGTCGGGGGCGCGACGCGCTGGGAGACCTCGCAGCTGCTCGCGAAGGCGGTCTTCCCCAACGGCAGCACCATGCTGCTGGCCAACGGCGTCGGCTTCGCCGACGCGCTGGCCGGCTCCGTGCTGGCCGGCAAGAAGCACCAGCCGCTGCTGATCACGCAGCAGGGCTGCGTGGAGCGTCCCGTGCTGAACGCGATGGCGAGCTGGCAGACGCAGGCCGTCACCCTGATCGGCGGGACGGCGTCGCTCGGGACGGCGGTCCAGGGCATGCGCGCCTGCTAG
- a CDS encoding GNAT family N-acetyltransferase, whose translation MQPIPQPPTPLADRATVVVTRPDDPLAAPLVEELSREYDERYGLNDGIPSSAELSRYPAERFTEEEGGTFLLLVDDGRPVAGGAFMREDDTTVEIKRVWTHSGFRRQGLARRVMAELEREAARRGIRTVVLTTGARQPEAVALYLALGYSPLFDLDGDWEQVSYLGFRKEL comes from the coding sequence ATGCAACCGATACCGCAGCCTCCGACACCCCTCGCCGATCGGGCGACCGTCGTCGTCACCCGGCCCGACGACCCGCTCGCGGCGCCGCTGGTCGAGGAGCTGTCGCGAGAGTACGACGAGCGGTATGGCCTCAATGACGGCATCCCCTCGTCGGCTGAGCTCTCGCGCTACCCCGCCGAGCGGTTCACGGAGGAGGAGGGCGGCACGTTCCTCCTCCTCGTCGACGACGGCCGCCCGGTCGCGGGCGGCGCCTTCATGCGCGAGGACGACACGACGGTCGAGATCAAGCGCGTCTGGACGCACTCCGGCTTCCGCCGCCAGGGCCTCGCCCGGCGCGTCATGGCGGAGCTGGAGCGGGAGGCGGCGCGCCGCGGCATCCGCACCGTCGTCCTCACCACCGGCGCCCGCCAGCCCGAGGCGGTCGCCCTCTACCTCGCGCTGGGCTACAGCCCCCTCTTCGACCTCGACGGCGACTGGGAGCAGGTGTCGTACCTGGGCTTCCGGAAGGAGCTGTAG
- a CDS encoding ABC transporter substrate-binding protein gives MRIRSAAPIAAIAAVAALSLTGCVDNSTPSSDSTSSAAAVDVKKDDSLANQLPEKVKSAGKLVVGMDNTYPPNEYKDDNGKPVGWEVDLTKAIAAKLGVDVDFAIAKFDNIIPSVAGGKDDFGMSSFTDTTEREQQVDFVNYYSAGILWAAQKGKSIDPDDACGLKVAVQSTTYEDTDEVPAKSKKCTDAGKPAIQALRYDTQDDATNAVILGKADALSADSPVTLYAISKSNGKLEAAGKTFDEAPYGLPVAKDSELTPVLQKTVQALIDDGSYGKILKKWGVEDGAVETADVNAASKG, from the coding sequence ATGCGCATCCGATCCGCGGCGCCCATCGCCGCCATCGCCGCCGTCGCGGCCCTGTCCCTCACGGGCTGCGTCGACAACTCCACGCCGAGCAGCGACTCAACGTCGAGCGCCGCTGCCGTCGACGTCAAGAAGGACGACTCGCTGGCGAACCAGCTCCCCGAGAAGGTCAAGTCGGCCGGGAAGCTCGTCGTCGGCATGGACAACACGTATCCGCCGAACGAGTACAAGGACGACAACGGCAAGCCTGTCGGCTGGGAGGTCGACCTCACCAAGGCGATCGCCGCCAAGCTGGGCGTCGACGTCGACTTCGCGATCGCGAAGTTCGACAACATCATCCCGAGCGTCGCCGGCGGCAAGGACGACTTCGGCATGTCGTCCTTCACCGACACCACCGAGCGCGAGCAGCAGGTCGACTTCGTCAACTACTACTCGGCCGGCATCCTCTGGGCGGCGCAGAAGGGCAAGAGCATCGACCCCGACGACGCGTGCGGCCTGAAGGTCGCGGTGCAGTCGACCACGTACGAGGACACCGACGAGGTCCCCGCCAAGTCGAAGAAGTGCACGGACGCCGGCAAGCCGGCCATCCAGGCCCTCCGCTACGACACCCAGGACGACGCCACCAACGCGGTCATCCTGGGCAAGGCCGACGCCCTCAGCGCCGACTCGCCCGTCACCCTGTACGCGATCTCGAAGTCGAACGGCAAGCTCGAGGCCGCCGGCAAGACCTTCGACGAGGCGCCCTACGGCCTCCCCGTCGCCAAGGACTCGGAGCTGACCCCGGTGCTGCAGAAGACCGTCCAGGCGCTGATCGACGACGGCAGCTACGGCAAGATCCTGAAGAAGTGGGGCGTCGAGGACGGCGCGGTCGAGACCGCCGACGTCAACGCCGCCTCGAAGGGCTGA
- a CDS encoding aromatic amino acid ammonia-lyase, which produces MTIRFGAGAPTPADIAAIADGERVELTAEALEALAASRTVVERAIASGEPVYGLNRRLGAGRDDAVDPEEFDAFQRRTIANHRGGIGDPLPVAEARAVVAARLAGFTRGGAGVRPELAEAYAALLNAGITPVIPSRGSVGAADLTVLAEVAAVVTGEGLVIGPDGEELPAAEALATAGLSPLALAPHEALAALSSNAYSIGVGALALRDAAALAEAADRAVALSLEAVAATGPAGNPSPYGEVVTEARGGAGQRASAAAIRAALAGGRVLASSRETTVQDPLAFRTAPQLHGALREAVDRLRAELELELAARSENPVVDVPSGAMVSGGNFQALPLALAFEALRLALAHVASAAERRTAALSLALAPARAAGRTTVPGLLLYTAASDTAELKQLAVPVTLGSTTLSGVEDHASFAAPALRLAQRSLALTRDVLAIEALHAVDLLGTADAGAASPTGAGTGPLAAAIRVSANTRTPAARLVSEVGRLLG; this is translated from the coding sequence ATGACGATCCGCTTCGGCGCCGGGGCTCCGACGCCCGCCGACATCGCGGCCATCGCCGACGGTGAGCGGGTGGAGCTGACGGCAGAGGCGCTGGAGGCGCTCGCCGCCTCCCGAACCGTCGTCGAGCGGGCGATCGCATCGGGCGAGCCGGTGTACGGGCTCAACCGCCGGCTCGGCGCCGGCCGCGACGACGCCGTCGATCCGGAGGAGTTCGACGCGTTCCAGCGCCGGACGATCGCCAATCACCGGGGCGGCATCGGCGACCCGCTGCCGGTCGCGGAGGCGCGTGCCGTTGTCGCCGCGCGGCTCGCGGGCTTCACCCGCGGGGGAGCGGGGGTGCGCCCCGAACTGGCCGAGGCGTACGCCGCGCTGCTGAACGCGGGCATCACCCCTGTCATCCCCTCGCGGGGCTCGGTGGGCGCCGCCGACCTGACGGTGCTCGCCGAGGTCGCCGCCGTCGTCACAGGGGAAGGTCTCGTCATCGGGCCGGACGGCGAGGAGCTGCCCGCGGCCGAGGCGCTCGCCACGGCAGGGTTGAGCCCGCTCGCCCTGGCGCCGCACGAGGCGCTGGCGGCCCTCAGCTCCAACGCGTACAGCATCGGCGTCGGCGCGCTCGCGCTGCGCGATGCCGCCGCTCTCGCCGAGGCGGCGGACCGCGCGGTCGCGCTCTCGCTGGAGGCCGTCGCCGCGACCGGGCCGGCCGGCAACCCCAGCCCGTACGGCGAGGTCGTGACCGAGGCCCGCGGAGGCGCAGGGCAGCGCGCGTCGGCGGCCGCGATCCGGGCGGCTCTGGCGGGCGGGCGCGTGCTCGCCTCAAGCCGGGAGACGACCGTCCAGGACCCACTGGCCTTCCGGACGGCGCCGCAACTCCACGGAGCACTGCGGGAGGCGGTGGACCGCCTGCGAGCGGAGCTGGAGCTGGAACTCGCCGCCCGCTCCGAGAACCCCGTGGTCGACGTCCCGTCGGGGGCGATGGTGTCCGGCGGCAACTTCCAGGCGCTCCCGCTCGCGCTCGCGTTCGAGGCGCTCCGGCTCGCGCTCGCCCACGTCGCGAGCGCGGCGGAGCGGCGGACGGCAGCGCTGTCCCTCGCGCTCGCACCCGCCCGCGCCGCCGGTCGCACGACCGTCCCCGGCCTCCTGCTCTACACAGCGGCCTCCGACACGGCAGAGCTGAAGCAGCTGGCCGTGCCCGTGACACTGGGCAGCACGACGCTCTCGGGCGTGGAGGACCACGCCTCCTTCGCGGCTCCCGCCCTGCGCCTCGCGCAGCGGTCGCTCGCGCTCACCCGCGACGTGCTCGCGATCGAGGCGCTGCACGCCGTCGACCTGCTCGGCACGGCCGACGCAGGCGCGGCGAGCCCGACCGGAGCGGGCACCGGCCCGCTCGCCGCGGCCATCCGCGTGTCCGCCAACACGCGGACACCGGCCGCCCGCCTCGTGTCCGAGGTCGGGCGGCTGCTGGGCTAA
- a CDS encoding amino acid ABC transporter permease, translating to MLILLLVWFIVDASQREAYGWQYVGKYVFDKRISAAALVTLQLTVYSMVIGIVLGLVLAVMRLSPNPVVKSISWLYLWIFRGTPVYVQLVFWGLFSLIYPQLFLGVPWTDIGFDFDLGFMQNAFVIAVIGLALNESAYMAEIVRAGLLSVDQGQEEAATALGMSWWQTMTRIVIPQAMRVIIPPTGNEVISMLKTTSLVAAIPLTTDLYGVARDISAVTYTPIPLLIVASLWYLLFTSILMVGQYFLEKRYSRGVNARRPDRQEPALATGALPAAGAPDGNDLGGKG from the coding sequence GTGCTCATCCTCCTGCTGGTGTGGTTCATCGTCGACGCCTCCCAGCGCGAAGCGTACGGCTGGCAGTACGTCGGCAAGTACGTGTTCGACAAGCGCATCAGCGCGGCTGCGCTCGTCACCCTCCAGCTCACCGTCTACTCGATGGTCATCGGCATCGTCCTGGGCCTCGTGCTCGCGGTGATGCGGCTCTCGCCGAACCCGGTCGTGAAGAGCATCTCGTGGCTCTACCTGTGGATCTTCCGCGGCACCCCGGTCTACGTGCAGCTGGTCTTCTGGGGCCTGTTCTCGCTGATCTATCCGCAGCTGTTCCTCGGCGTGCCGTGGACCGACATCGGGTTCGACTTCGACCTCGGCTTCATGCAGAACGCGTTCGTCATCGCGGTGATCGGTCTCGCGCTCAACGAGTCCGCCTACATGGCGGAGATCGTGCGCGCCGGCCTGCTCTCGGTCGACCAGGGCCAGGAGGAGGCGGCGACCGCGCTCGGCATGTCGTGGTGGCAGACCATGACGCGGATCGTCATCCCGCAGGCCATGCGCGTGATCATCCCGCCGACGGGCAACGAGGTCATCTCGATGCTGAAGACCACCTCGCTGGTGGCGGCCATCCCGCTGACGACCGACCTGTACGGCGTCGCGCGCGACATCTCCGCCGTCACCTACACGCCGATCCCGCTGCTGATCGTCGCGTCGCTGTGGTACCTGCTGTTCACCTCCATCCTGATGGTGGGCCAGTACTTCCTCGAGAAGCGGTACTCCCGCGGTGTGAACGCGCGCCGCCCCGACCGGCAGGAGCCCGCCCTCGCGACGGGCGCGCTGCCCGCGGCCGGCGCACCGGACGGCAACGACCTCGGAGGCAAGGGATGA
- a CDS encoding PLP-dependent cysteine synthase family protein — MTTIDALPHQTPGVLPEVEVCDSVAALISNTPLVELHSLTRGLDARVLVKLEGRNPGGSSKDRIALNMIRTAEAAGALAPGATIVEATSGNTGIGLALIGRLTGHPVVIVHSSDISAEKRAVLAAYGARLVEADWEAAPDDPANPRAVADRIAAETPGAWRPAQFANAANPDAHYRGTGPEIWRQTGGRVTHFVASIGTGGTVSGTGRFLKEATGGAVRVFGANPTGSTYGGGPAGRILVDGVGTAWPRDYWPDTFDHAIVDAVHTIDDAEVYRTVRRLASEEALLLGPSSGLAVATALRVAQDAPPGSLIVAVAPDGGINYLTKAFAPEWLAAAGLD; from the coding sequence ATGACCACGATCGACGCGCTTCCGCACCAGACCCCCGGCGTCCTGCCGGAGGTCGAGGTGTGCGACTCGGTCGCGGCGCTGATCAGCAACACCCCGCTGGTCGAGCTGCATTCGCTGACCCGCGGTCTGGACGCCCGCGTCCTCGTCAAGCTGGAGGGGCGCAACCCCGGCGGCTCGTCGAAGGACCGCATCGCGCTCAACATGATCCGCACCGCGGAGGCGGCCGGTGCGCTGGCGCCCGGTGCGACCATCGTGGAGGCGACCAGCGGCAACACGGGCATCGGCCTGGCGCTGATCGGCCGGCTGACCGGGCATCCCGTCGTCATCGTGCACAGCTCCGACATCTCGGCCGAGAAGCGGGCCGTGCTCGCGGCCTACGGCGCCCGCCTGGTGGAGGCGGACTGGGAGGCGGCCCCCGACGACCCGGCGAATCCGCGCGCGGTCGCCGACCGCATCGCCGCCGAGACGCCGGGCGCGTGGCGTCCGGCGCAGTTCGCCAACGCGGCGAACCCCGATGCCCACTACCGCGGCACGGGCCCGGAGATCTGGCGGCAGACCGGCGGCCGCGTCACCCACTTCGTGGCGTCCATCGGCACCGGCGGCACCGTGAGCGGCACCGGCCGCTTCCTCAAGGAGGCGACGGGAGGCGCCGTGCGCGTCTTCGGCGCCAACCCCACGGGATCCACCTACGGCGGCGGACCGGCCGGGCGCATCCTGGTCGACGGCGTCGGCACCGCATGGCCGCGGGACTACTGGCCCGACACCTTCGACCACGCGATCGTCGACGCGGTGCACACGATCGACGACGCCGAGGTCTACCGCACCGTGCGGCGCCTGGCGAGCGAGGAGGCGCTGCTGCTCGGCCCCTCGTCGGGGCTCGCGGTCGCGACGGCGCTGCGGGTCGCGCAGGACGCGCCTCCCGGCTCCCTCATCGTCGCCGTGGCCCCGGACGGTGGTATCAACTATCTGACGAAGGCGTTCGCCCCCGAGTGGCTGGCGGCCGCGGGCCTCGACTGA
- a CDS encoding NtaA/DmoA family FMN-dependent monooxygenase (This protein belongs to a clade of FMN-dependent monooxygenases, within a broader family of flavin-dependent oxidoreductases, the luciferase-like monooxygenase (LMM) family, some of whose members use coenzyme F420 rather than FMN.): MALLHFGWFLGAGFGVQGWGDPSYGIGYDWRQPPVYQDAARAFEANGFDLFIIEDGVTVPDTYGGSAEVNLAAARFVPKHDPLPLVPYLLGATSRLGIVPTLSASFYEPFTAARLLSTLQHFAHGRLGFNVVTSGSDLAAQNYGLDKQVEHDLRYDRADEWVDVVRKLWRSWEPDAILEDVENGVYADYRKVHTIDHDGRFFKVRGPLNTAPAPEDPVMVQAGASGRGRDFAGKNSEVVLALASTPERMREYRDSIREVAVANGRPADSLKVLFVVQPIITANAEETATVTLARSELTQAAIDEQLQSISYLTGIDFKTFDLDAPLPALTTNSNQGTLDNFVRSAPEGSTLREILATRAKKDGLAIIGTADEVADRLGELGEAVGGDGFLFTGQVHPANVHRTLDRLVPALRRRGLIRTELGNGGLRQNLLDF; the protein is encoded by the coding sequence ATGGCACTCCTCCACTTCGGCTGGTTCCTCGGCGCGGGCTTCGGCGTCCAGGGCTGGGGCGACCCGAGCTACGGCATCGGCTACGACTGGCGGCAGCCGCCCGTCTACCAGGACGCGGCGCGCGCGTTCGAGGCCAACGGCTTCGACCTGTTCATCATCGAGGACGGCGTGACCGTGCCCGACACGTACGGCGGCAGCGCCGAGGTCAATCTCGCCGCCGCGCGCTTCGTGCCGAAGCACGACCCGCTGCCGCTCGTCCCATACCTCCTCGGCGCCACGAGCAGGCTGGGCATCGTGCCGACGCTCAGCGCGAGCTTCTACGAGCCGTTCACGGCGGCGCGGCTGCTGAGCACCCTCCAGCATTTCGCGCACGGCCGTCTCGGCTTCAACGTCGTCACCAGCGGCTCCGACCTGGCCGCGCAGAACTACGGGCTCGACAAGCAGGTGGAGCACGACCTCCGCTACGACCGCGCCGACGAGTGGGTCGATGTGGTGCGCAAGCTGTGGCGGTCGTGGGAGCCGGACGCGATCCTCGAGGACGTCGAGAACGGGGTCTACGCCGATTACCGCAAGGTGCACACGATCGACCACGATGGCCGGTTCTTCAAGGTCCGCGGCCCGCTCAACACGGCTCCCGCGCCCGAGGACCCGGTCATGGTGCAGGCGGGCGCCTCCGGCAGGGGGCGGGACTTCGCGGGCAAGAACTCCGAGGTCGTGCTCGCCCTCGCGTCGACGCCCGAGCGGATGCGGGAGTACCGCGACAGCATCCGGGAGGTCGCGGTCGCGAACGGCCGCCCGGCCGACAGCCTGAAGGTGCTCTTCGTCGTGCAGCCGATCATCACCGCGAATGCGGAGGAGACCGCGACCGTCACGCTCGCCCGCTCGGAGCTGACGCAGGCCGCGATCGACGAGCAGCTGCAGTCGATCTCGTACCTGACAGGCATCGATTTCAAGACGTTCGACCTCGACGCCCCGCTGCCCGCGCTCACCACGAACAGCAACCAGGGCACGCTCGACAACTTCGTGCGGTCCGCGCCCGAGGGCTCCACGCTGCGCGAGATCCTCGCGACGCGGGCCAAGAAGGACGGCCTCGCGATCATCGGCACGGCCGACGAGGTCGCCGACCGGCTCGGGGAGCTGGGGGAGGCGGTCGGCGGCGACGGCTTCCTGTTCACCGGCCAGGTGCACCCCGCCAACGTGCATCGCACGCTCGACCGGCTGGTCCCCGCGCTGCGCCGCCGCGGGCTCATCCGCACCGAGCTCGGCAACGGTGGGCTGCGGCAGAACCTGCTGGACTTCTGA